A part of Spirochaetota bacterium genomic DNA contains:
- a CDS encoding prephenate dehydrogenase, producing the protein MFRRVAVLGLGLLGGSLCRALKEIDSSIDITAFARNVSRLSSALADGTIGRALPMDALSPAGMDLVVIASPVLSSIDSLKRLLDHPDLGNCVVIDVGSVKGPLVGLAAVHPQGGGFVGCHPMAGSEKSGYEHSSASLYRGASVIITPHEKNGETIIEAVERFWRSVGSRTVRCDAKTHDRLIALTSHVPHLVACAVADLAADASAGTDATPFIGSGFRDLTRIAMGSPDMWADIVAANGANIAGGIDDLIKKLEYVRRFITEGGHDVDGRRFLERAGAFRRSIG; encoded by the coding sequence ATGTTTCGTCGTGTGGCGGTGCTGGGCCTGGGGTTGTTGGGCGGTTCGCTCTGCCGGGCCCTTAAAGAGATCGATTCTTCCATTGACATCACCGCGTTCGCGCGCAACGTTTCACGGCTTTCTTCGGCGCTCGCTGACGGCACGATAGGCCGCGCGCTTCCCATGGATGCGCTCTCTCCCGCGGGGATGGATCTGGTGGTTATCGCATCCCCCGTGCTTTCGTCAATCGATTCGCTTAAAAGGCTCCTCGACCATCCGGACCTCGGCAACTGCGTTGTCATCGACGTCGGCAGCGTGAAGGGACCGCTTGTCGGGCTTGCGGCCGTGCATCCGCAGGGCGGCGGCTTCGTGGGCTGTCATCCCATGGCCGGGTCGGAGAAATCGGGCTACGAGCACTCGAGCGCTTCGCTGTACCGCGGGGCCTCGGTCATCATCACCCCCCACGAAAAAAACGGTGAAACGATCATCGAGGCCGTGGAGCGTTTCTGGAGATCGGTCGGTTCGCGCACCGTCCGCTGTGACGCGAAGACCCACGACAGACTAATCGCACTGACGAGCCATGTACCGCACCTGGTCGCCTGCGCCGTCGCCGATCTCGCCGCGGACGCGTCCGCCGGTACGGATGCCACACCGTTTATCGGCAGCGGTTTCCGGGACCTCACGCGCATCGCCATGGGCTCGCCGGACATGTGGGCGGACATTGTGGCGGCGAACGGCGCGAACATCGCCGGTGGGATCGACGATCTCATTAAGAAGTTGGAGTATGTTCGACGTTTTATCACGGAGGGGGGGCATGACGTGGACGGTCGGCGCTTCCTTGAGCGCGCGGGAGCTTTCAGAAGGAGCATCGGGTGA
- the aroF gene encoding 3-deoxy-7-phosphoheptulonate synthase gives MLIVLKPNVSQEEIDHIVDKIRSLKLEPHVSTGVQRTIITVIGDEDIIREQPLEALAGVESVKTILKPYKLVSSETQPDRSVIRVNGIDIGGKNIVIIAGPCSVEGEREVVEHAQMVKESGGHIFRAGAFKPRTSPYSFQGFGVQGLKFLAKAKAETGLPIVTEVIDPRDVGVVAEYVDILQIGTRNMQNFNLLKEVGRIDKPVLLKRGMSATVNEFLMSAEYILSKGNRKVVLCPRGIRTFEDITRNTLDAGVVPVIKALSHLPVLCDPSHAMGLKDYVPAAAYAFIAAGADGVMIEAHPRPEDAHSDGQQTIDAKTLIAVIDRIRKIARALDRELP, from the coding sequence ATGCTAATAGTACTTAAGCCCAACGTCAGTCAGGAAGAAATCGATCATATCGTAGACAAGATACGATCGCTCAAACTCGAGCCGCATGTGTCCACCGGCGTTCAGCGGACCATTATTACCGTCATCGGCGACGAGGACATAATACGGGAGCAGCCGCTCGAGGCGCTCGCGGGTGTGGAGTCGGTAAAGACCATCCTGAAGCCGTACAAACTCGTATCGAGCGAAACACAGCCGGATCGCAGCGTCATCCGCGTTAACGGCATCGACATAGGCGGGAAAAATATAGTGATCATCGCCGGGCCCTGCTCGGTCGAGGGCGAGCGCGAAGTGGTTGAGCACGCGCAGATGGTGAAGGAATCGGGAGGGCACATCTTCCGGGCGGGGGCGTTCAAGCCGCGCACCTCTCCCTATTCCTTCCAGGGTTTCGGCGTCCAGGGGCTCAAGTTTCTGGCGAAGGCCAAGGCCGAAACGGGCCTCCCCATTGTTACCGAGGTGATAGACCCGCGCGATGTGGGCGTGGTTGCCGAGTACGTCGACATTCTGCAGATAGGAACCAGGAATATGCAGAATTTCAATTTACTGAAAGAGGTCGGCAGGATCGACAAACCGGTGCTGTTAAAGCGCGGCATGAGCGCCACGGTGAATGAGTTTTTAATGTCGGCGGAATATATTCTCTCGAAGGGGAACAGGAAGGTTGTGCTCTGTCCCCGCGGCATCCGCACCTTCGAGGACATAACGCGCAACACGCTCGACGCCGGGGTGGTGCCAGTAATCAAGGCGCTCAGCCACCTGCCGGTACTCTGCGATCCGAGCCACGCCATGGGGCTTAAAGACTATGTGCCCGCGGCCGCGTACGCGTTTATCGCGGCGGGAGCCGACGGGGTCATGATTGAGGCCCATCCCCGCCCCGAAGACGCGCATTCCGACGGCCAGCAGACCATCGACGCAAAGACCCTCATCGCGGTGATTGACAGGATTCGTAAAATCGCGAGGGCGCTGGACAGGGAGCTGCCCTGA
- the pheA gene encoding prephenate dehydratase produces MNKRIMELDKKIVELLAERCKIQIEELKKLPPGENLFSAARVKELASFLESLDAGPLSRDLVKKIFGDLLAFSVSAVKPTVVAYLGPEGTFTHSAMLEVFGVSAAGIPVKSIHDVFVEVETGRADYGVVPVENSTEGAVTYTLDELMETELKITAEKYLRVSYSLVSVSKDIKSVKKLYSHPQSFGQCKEWLRKNLPDAEMHNVSSTSLAAETASWDKFAAAVTSHASAEIYGLNVLATNIEDSRQNYTRFFVIGEHDNPPSGKDKTSIICAVRDKPGALYDLLRPFNETGINMTKIESRPDKKKMWEYNFFIDFIGHRDSTITRSAVEKMKEDLIFLKILGSYPAEK; encoded by the coding sequence ATGAACAAGCGTATAATGGAACTCGATAAAAAAATCGTGGAGCTCCTCGCCGAACGCTGTAAAATCCAGATCGAGGAGCTGAAAAAACTCCCGCCGGGAGAAAACCTCTTCTCCGCGGCGCGGGTGAAAGAGCTCGCCTCCTTCCTCGAGTCGCTCGACGCGGGACCGCTCTCGCGTGATCTTGTAAAAAAAATATTCGGCGACCTGTTGGCCTTCTCGGTGAGCGCCGTAAAGCCAACGGTGGTGGCCTACCTGGGACCGGAGGGAACTTTTACGCATTCGGCCATGCTGGAGGTCTTCGGCGTTTCGGCGGCGGGCATTCCCGTAAAAAGCATACACGATGTTTTCGTGGAGGTGGAAACGGGCCGCGCGGATTACGGCGTAGTACCGGTCGAGAACAGTACCGAGGGAGCGGTGACCTACACGCTCGATGAGCTGATGGAAACCGAGCTGAAGATCACCGCGGAGAAGTACCTTCGCGTGTCGTACAGCCTGGTGTCGGTCTCGAAGGACATTAAAAGCGTAAAAAAGCTCTACTCGCACCCGCAGTCCTTCGGCCAGTGCAAGGAATGGCTCAGGAAGAACCTGCCCGACGCCGAAATGCACAACGTGAGCTCGACATCACTCGCCGCGGAAACCGCGTCGTGGGACAAGTTCGCGGCGGCCGTTACCTCGCACGCCTCGGCGGAGATCTACGGGCTGAACGTTCTCGCCACGAACATCGAGGATTCGCGCCAGAACTACACGCGCTTTTTCGTCATCGGCGAGCACGACAATCCTCCCTCGGGGAAGGACAAAACATCGATTATCTGCGCGGTGCGCGACAAACCGGGCGCTCTCTACGATCTCCTGAGACCCTTCAACGAGACGGGAATAAACATGACTAAGATCGAATCGCGCCCGGACAAGAAAAAGATGTGGGAGTACAATTTTTTCATTGACTTCATCGGTCACAGAGATAGTACGATCACAAGGAGCGCGGTCGAGAAGATGAAGGAAGACCTCATTTTTCTGAAAATCCTCGGTTCCTATCCGGCGGAGAAGTAG
- the scpB gene encoding SMC-Scp complex subunit ScpB: protein MEELDLAALFEALLFLSNEPLPLSFFVKNLGIDAQQAKIILDSLVDEYEERDGGIKLFEISNGYHFMTSRRYSAQIRRIMGYARREGLSKGMLETLSIIAYKQPIVLAEVEELRGVSSRMMVANLMKKNLIKPVGRRELPGRPLCYGTTDEFLRYFGLNRLSDLPKLSEIKEFSFENEE, encoded by the coding sequence CTGGAAGAGCTCGACCTTGCCGCTCTCTTCGAGGCGCTGTTGTTCCTTTCGAACGAGCCGCTGCCGCTCTCCTTTTTCGTGAAAAACCTCGGCATTGACGCCCAGCAGGCGAAGATAATACTGGACTCGCTGGTGGACGAGTACGAGGAGCGGGATGGCGGAATAAAGCTTTTCGAAATTTCGAACGGCTACCATTTCATGACCAGCAGACGCTACTCCGCTCAGATTCGACGGATTATGGGCTATGCCAGGCGAGAGGGGCTTTCGAAGGGAATGCTGGAGACGCTTTCCATCATCGCGTACAAGCAGCCGATCGTACTCGCCGAGGTCGAGGAGCTCCGTGGCGTTTCGTCCCGCATGATGGTTGCGAACCTAATGAAAAAAAACCTCATCAAGCCGGTCGGGAGAAGGGAACTGCCGGGGCGGCCGCTGTGCTACGGCACCACCGACGAGTTCCTGCGATACTTCGGCCTCAACCGTCTGTCCGACCTTCCGAAGCTTTCCGAGATTAAGGAATTTTCCTTTGAGAACGAGGAATAG